In the genome of Chloroflexota bacterium, the window CGAATCGCGTCAGCATCTCATGCGATGCCGACGTCGGTGGGACCGGAGGCTCCGGCTGCGCGCCGTACGCCGCGCGCAGCGTCCGAAGGCTTCGGGATGCGCCCGCGATGCCCTCCTCGGAAAAGACCATGGGAGCACGGTAGTGCACTTGGAGGAGAGCCAGCCGAAGCGCCGCGGGCTCGTATTGCTGGAGCACATCCGCGACCGTGGTGAAATTCATGAGGGAGTGTGACATCTTCTCGCTACCCGTCATGACGAGGCCCACGTGGGGCCAGTAGCGGGCGAAGGGCACGCATCCGGTGTAGGACTCGCTCTGGGCTATCTCGTTCTCGTGATGCGGAAAGATGAGGTCCTGGCCTCCGCAGTGGATATCGATCTGATCGCCCAGCGTCTCGCGCACCATCGTCGAGCACTCGATGTGCCACCCCGGTCGACCCTCTCCCCAGGGACTTGGCCACGACGGCTCCCCCGGTTTCGCACGCTTCCAGAGAGCGAAGTCCCGCGGATCGCGCTTTCCGGGCTCCAGCTCCTTCCGCACGCCGACCATGCCGCTTTCTTCGGTCCGTCCGGACAGCTTGCCGTAGTCCCGGAAGCGGTCCACTTCGAAGTACACGTCGCCATCTACCTCGTAGGCGAAACCCCGGTCGATGAGGCCCTCCACGTACTCGATGATCTGAGGCATGAAACCAGTCACCGACGGGTATACATCGGCAGGCTTCACGTGTAGCCGAGCCATGACGTCGAAGTAGGCGTCGGTATAGTTCCGCGCCACCTGTGACGCCGTGAGTCCCTCTGACTGGGCGCGCGCGATGATCTTGTCGTCGATGTCCGTGAAATTCTGGACGTGGCGCACGCGATATCCGCGCCATTCCAGCGTGCGGCGGATGATGTCCGCGGAGACGAAGAGGCGAGCGTGTCCGACGTGCGGGTGAAACTTGGGAGTCATGCCGCACACGTACATTCGAACCGGATCGCCGATGGGCTCGAAGACGTCCTTCGCGCCGGTGAGCGTATTCGATATCCGGAGGGCCAAATCCCCCACTCCTGTGCGACTACGGCGACGGACTCAGGGACGGGACGGCGCTAAGCGCCGACGGGGCGAGCCACCCCGGGCGGCTCCTCCACCGAATCGTCGGCGAGCTGGGCACTGAGGGCCGAAAGGCGGGCTTCCAGCAACACGACCCGCTCCTGGAGAGCGTGGATCGTTTCGCCTTCGGGGTCTGGCAGCACTTCCACGCGCTCGTGGATGTCCGTATCCGGTGGGTGGGTAGCGACGACCCACCCGGGAACCCCAACGACGGTCGAATTAGGCGGGACCGATCGAAGCACGACCGACCCGGCGCCAATCTTCACGTTGTCGCCGACCTCGATGGCGCCGAGGACCTTGGCGCCCACGCTGATGAGGACGTTGTTTCCGATCGTCGGGTGCCGCTTGCCACGCTCCTTCCCCGTACCGCCGAGTGTGACCCCTTGATACAGCGTCACACCGTCGCCAATCTGGGTCGTCTCGCCGATGACGACTCCCATGCCGTGGTCGATAAAGAATCCCTTGCCGATCGTGGCGCCGGGGTGGATCTCGATGCCCGTGAAGAAGCGGGCGACGTGGGAGAGGACGCGAGGCGCAACCGGAACCCGCAGATTCCAGAGCCAGTGCGCAATGCGATGGCTGATGATGGCGTGAAATCCGGGATACGCGAGCACGACCTCCATGGCGCTTCGCGCCGCTGGGTCCCGCTCGAACACGGCCTGGAAGTCTGCTCGCAGGGTGTCGAACATGGCTACCTGCCGCGCTCGATCAGGGCGGTCGCGAAGGCGGCGATGGCATCCTCGCGCCCGAGCGAACCAACGTACTCGGGAGACGTGGCCTTTACATTCACGGATTCGGGCTCAACGGAGAGCGCCCGTGCCAGGTTCTCGCGCATCTGATGGAGGTGAGGCCCGAGGCGTGGACGCTGTGCCACGATGGACGCGTCGACGTTCCCGACTCGCCAGCCGTCGTCCGCGAGCGCCGAGGCGACCTGCGCTAGGAGCAGCAGGCTATCGGCTCCGCGAAACCGCTCGTCGGTGTCCGGAAACCAGGTCCCGATATCCCCACGTCCCGCAGCGCCGATGAGGGCATCCGCCACGGCATGGGCGAGCACGTCACCGTCGGAGTGACCGTCGAGGCCGCGAGGATAGGGTATCGTCACCCCGCCCAATACGAGCGGGCGACCTGAGGCGAGCGGGTGGAGGTCGTGGCCCACACCGACGCGGAACCCGGGCTTCGTGGGCGAGCTTGTCGAGGAGTTTGCCACCGTCATCTTTTGGCTTCATCTCCCGGCGTCGGACGGCCTGACGAGGACGCCGCCAGGAGCGACTCCGCAATGCGCAGGTCGACGGGGGTCGTGATCTTGATATTACCATAGGCCCCCGGGAAGACTCGCACCGCCACGCCGAGCGCCTCGACCAGGGCAGCGTCATCGCTGACGACTCCCGTGGCCCGATCGTGCGCCTCCAAAAGCAGGAGCCGACGAAAGACTTGCGGTGTCTGGGCCGCCCACAGCGCCTCCCTCGGCGGTGTCCCCCTGATCACATCGCCTTCGACCAGCTTGATCGTGTCGACGACGGGCACCGCGGCGATAGCAGCGCCGGTCGGCACGGCAGCCGCCAGACCGCGTTCGATCATCTCACACGTGACGAGCGGCCGCGCGCCATCGTGGACCACGACCCACGTCGCCTCGGGGCAGGCGTCAAGGCCCGCGCGCACCGAGTCCTGCCGCTCGGCGCCCCCTTTCACAACGCGGGCGCCGGGCGCCGCGACGGCTACCAGGTCGTTCATTCGTCGCTCGGACCCGCTCGCGGAAACAACGACGATCACATCCACGGACGAGCAGCCGGCGAAAGCCCTGATCGACCATTCAATGACCGGTCGATCTCCGAGCGCTTCCCACAGCTTGTCCGCGCCCATTCGCACGGACGAGCCACCAGCCAGCACGATTCCGGCGACCGGGCCTTCGCGATTGGCAGCCACGCTTAGGCCCTGGCGACGTCCGATGGAGGTTTCACTCGGGCGAAGACCATCCGCCCGGCCGCGGTTTGCAGCACTTTGGTCGCAACGACGTCGACGGTCTGGCCCATGAACTGGCGGCCGTTCTCGACGACGACCATCGTGCCGTCTTCGAGATAGCCGACGCCCTGGCTCGGTTCTTTGCCCTCCTGGATCAAGCGGATGGAAATCTCCTCGCCCTGGAGGATCACCGAGCGTACCGCGTTGGCCAGGACGTTGACGTTCAGGACCTCGATGCCCTGGAGCTGAGCAACGTGGTTCAAATTGTAATCGTTGGTGATGATGGAGTAGCCATGCTCTTGCGCGAGGCGCACGAGCTTCGCATCCACCCCGATGGCATTCTCGACGTCTTCATCAGTGATCTCGACCGGCGTTGTCGCCTCCTTCTGCAGCGTCCCGAGGACGTCGAGCCCCCGGCGTCCGCGATTCCGCCGCATCGCGTCGGGGGAATCCGCGATGTGTTGGATCTCCTCGAGCACGAAGCGCGGGACGATCAGCGTTCCACCCAGGAAGCCGGTTCGCGCAATATCGGCAATACGCCCGTCGATGATGGCCGACGTATCGAGCAACAGGCACCTGCCCTCCATCCGCGCCGCGCCGCGTCCCGCGCGCGCGCCGATCCCAAGCGTTGCGAGGATTCCCTGCTCGTGGGCGAGCATGGCCATGACCCCAAAGTACGCCAGCACGGCGGTGGCAATGACGGGGAGCACACGCCCGTACAGGCCCGGCAGAAACGAGAGGGGGAACGACATGAGCGCGCCGCTCAACAGGCCGAACGTTAGCCCCACACCGCCCAGCAGGACGTCGCCCGCCGACGCGTGGTAAATGCGGTAGCGCAGCCAAAAGAAGGGTCGAGTCGTCACGTATGGCGTGAGGAGATAGCCCACGCTGAAGCTCAGGTAACACCCGCCGAAGACCAGCCAGACGCCGATGGTCGTCCACCGGGAGAGATCGACGAGGTTCGCGAGTAGCTGAAAAGCGGCGATGCCGGCCAGAATGCCGCCAATGATCCTCAGGACGATCTCGACGTTCATCCTGCGCTCGATCTCCTCACCATACCGAATTGGTGACGGCTGCGTCGTAGAGGCCAACCTGACTGAACGAAATGGCACGTGGGGTTACGGAAATCACCACCGCGTGGGGGCCAATCATGACCATTGGTAACGGAGCTCCGGCCTGGGGCTATTGTACGCCTATGAGGGCCGATGCCTCCCGCAGCGTCGACGCCTCGATCGTTCGCATCCCAGCGGGCGTTTCGCGCGCGCCTTCCTTTCGCTTGGGTACGATGGCCGACCGGAATCCGAGCTTCGCTGCCTCGCGCAGTCGAAGCCCGAGCTGCGAGACCGTTCGGAGCTCGCCGGCGAGGCCGACTTCGCCGATGGCAACGGTCTCCGGATCGATGGGCACGTCCCGCAAGGATGACAGGATCGCAAGCGCCGTTCCTAGATCGGCGGCGGTCTCTTCGATGCGCAGGCCCCCGACGACGTTCACGTGAACATCGCACTCGTGGACGGCCACGCCGCCCCGCTTCGCGAGCACAGCGCACAACAGGATGACCCGATTGAAATCGATCCCGTTGGCCATCCGCCGAGGCACCGCGAGCGCCGACCGATGGACGAGTGCCTGGACCTCAGCCAGCATGGGTCTGGTCCCCTCGAGCACGACGACGATGGCGGAGCCGCTCCCGCCCCGCACGCGGTCGGTGAGGAACGCGGCGGATGGGTTGCGCACCTCCGCGAGCCCGGCGTCGCGCATCTCGAACACGCCAACCTCGTTGGTCGCTCCAAAGCGGTTCTTCACGCCACGGAGGAGCCGATACGCCTGGAGCCGCTCGCCCTCGAGATAGAGCACCACGTCGACCATGTGCTCCAGCAGTTTCGGGCCAGCCAGGGTCCCTTCCTTGGTCACGTGGCCGATCAACAGGATCGCCGTGTCGGTGGCTTTGGCCACTTCGTGCAACCGGAGGGTGCACTCGCGCAGCTGTGTAACGCTGCCGGGCGGGGACTCGCCCGCCGGATCGTACACGCTTTGGATGGAATCCACGACGACGAGTCTGGGAGCCTCTGCGCGAACGTGGTCCACAATGCTCGTCACATCGTTTTCGGCGGCAAGCCGAAATTCGGTGTTGCTCAGGCCAAGCCTGCGCGCACGGATCGCGATCTGCGGGAGCGACTCTTCACCGGAGACGTACAGGACTGGCGCCCGGGCCGCGACGGCATCAGCGATCTGCATGAGCAGGGTCGATTTGCCGACCCCAGGGTCTCCTCCGACGAGCACGACCGAACCGGGAACGATGCCGCCGCCGAGGACCCGATCCCACTCCGATATCGGAGTTTGTAGCCGAGCGACCTGCTCGGCCCGAACGTCGTCGAGTCGCGAAACGCGCAGCGCCGACGGACGGGCGCTCCCGCGCGAAGCATTCGGCCGCTCAAGGGCCTCTTCGAGGGAATTCCAGGTTCCGCAGCTCGGGCACTGTCCGAGCCAGCGCGGCTGGCGTGCCCCGCAGGCGGAGCACAGGTATGTGGTTCTCGATTTCGTCATGGCGTCCGCAAAGGGACAGCGGGCCGACTGGAATCAGTCGGCCCGCTGTCCCCGCTGTTTCGCGCCCTTATGCGGTCTCGACGAGCGCCTCGGCCGGGCTGGTGGTCATCACCAGCTCGCCATTCTGAACGTCGACGTGGATGGTCTCTCCGCGTCGGAACCGTCCCTCGAGCACCCCCTCCGCGATGGGGTCCTCGATGTGATTTTGGATCGCCCGCCGCAGCGGACGTGCGCCAAACGTCGTGTCGAACCCCTTCTCGACCAGGAAGTCCTTCGCCTCCAGGCTCACCTCGAGGCTGATCTCCTGCTCGACCAGCTCCATGCGAACTCGCTTCAGCATGAGGTCGACGATTGCCCGAATCTGCTCTTTGTCCAGCGAGTGGAAGGCGATCGTCGCGTCGATCCGGTTCAGGAACTCGGGGCGGAAGATGTTCTTCAGCTCGCCGAGCACCCGGTCCTTCATGCGATCGTACTCGCGCGCTTTGGCCTCTTCCTCATCGGCCGTCGTTGCAAAGCCGAGACGCGAGTCCTTGCGGATCGCCTCGGTCCCGACGTTGGAGGTCATGATGATGATCGTGTTGCGGAAGTCGACCTTTCGCCCCTTGGCGTCCGTCAGACGTCCGTCGTCGAGGATCTGCAGGAGGATGTTGAAGACTTCGGGGTGCGCCTTCTCGATCTCGTCGAGCAGGATGACCGAGTAGCTCTTCCGTCGCACTGCCTCGGTGAGCTGCCCACCCTCTTCGTAGCCGACGTAGCCCGGGGGCGCACCGACGAGCCGCGCTACGGAGTGGCGCTCCATAAACTCCGACATGTCGATGCGAATGAGCGACTCCTCGCTCCCGAACATAAACTCCGCGAGCGCCCTGGCCAGCTCCGTCTTGCCAACGCCGGTGGGCCCGAGGAAGATGAAGGAGCCGATGGGCCGACGCGGATCCTTGAGGCCTGCTCGGGCGCGGCGCACAGCCCGCGACACGACCGTGATCGCCTCGTCCTGCCCAATGACGCGCTCGCGAAGCGCCTCTTCCATTTTCAGCAGTCGCGCGGACTCCTCCTCGGCGATGCGCATCACCGGGATGCCCGTCCACATGGAGACGACCTGCGCGATGTCTTCGGGGCCGACCACCGGGCGGTCCACGCCCTGCTGGGTTTGCCAGCCAGCCTCGA includes:
- the cysS gene encoding cysteine--tRNA ligase yields the protein MALRISNTLTGAKDVFEPIGDPVRMYVCGMTPKFHPHVGHARLFVSADIIRRTLEWRGYRVRHVQNFTDIDDKIIARAQSEGLTASQVARNYTDAYFDVMARLHVKPADVYPSVTGFMPQIIEYVEGLIDRGFAYEVDGDVYFEVDRFRDYGKLSGRTEESGMVGVRKELEPGKRDPRDFALWKRAKPGEPSWPSPWGEGRPGWHIECSTMVRETLGDQIDIHCGGQDLIFPHHENEIAQSESYTGCVPFARYWPHVGLVMTGSEKMSHSLMNFTTVADVLQQYEPAALRLALLQVHYRAPMVFSEEGIAGASRSLRTLRAAYGAQPEPPVPPTSASHEMLTRFGAYMDDDFNTPGALGVLFDTAHEINRLGGKGSEAAALRAAFRTMVDVLGIPLTRDEALAPSNVDPFIDLLVEIRGQLRADRQWGMADRIRNRLKELGVALEDTPDGTEWRFESPPGDR
- the cysE gene encoding serine O-acetyltransferase, whose amino-acid sequence is MFDTLRADFQAVFERDPAARSAMEVVLAYPGFHAIISHRIAHWLWNLRVPVAPRVLSHVARFFTGIEIHPGATIGKGFFIDHGMGVVIGETTQIGDGVTLYQGVTLGGTGKERGKRHPTIGNNVLISVGAKVLGAIEVGDNVKIGAGSVVLRSVPPNSTVVGVPGWVVATHPPDTDIHERVEVLPDPEGETIHALQERVVLLEARLSALSAQLADDSVEEPPGVARPVGA
- the ispF gene encoding 2-C-methyl-D-erythritol 2,4-cyclodiphosphate synthase; this translates as MTVANSSTSSPTKPGFRVGVGHDLHPLASGRPLVLGGVTIPYPRGLDGHSDGDVLAHAVADALIGAAGRGDIGTWFPDTDERFRGADSLLLLAQVASALADDGWRVGNVDASIVAQRPRLGPHLHQMRENLARALSVEPESVNVKATSPEYVGSLGREDAIAAFATALIERGR
- the ispD gene encoding 2-C-methyl-D-erythritol 4-phosphate cytidylyltransferase, translating into MAANREGPVAGIVLAGGSSVRMGADKLWEALGDRPVIEWSIRAFAGCSSVDVIVVVSASGSERRMNDLVAVAAPGARVVKGGAERQDSVRAGLDACPEATWVVVHDGARPLVTCEMIERGLAAAVPTGAAIAAVPVVDTIKLVEGDVIRGTPPREALWAAQTPQVFRRLLLLEAHDRATGVVSDDAALVEALGVAVRVFPGAYGNIKITTPVDLRIAESLLAASSSGRPTPGDEAKR
- a CDS encoding PIN domain-containing protein is translated as MNVEIVLRIIGGILAGIAAFQLLANLVDLSRWTTIGVWLVFGGCYLSFSVGYLLTPYVTTRPFFWLRYRIYHASAGDVLLGGVGLTFGLLSGALMSFPLSFLPGLYGRVLPVIATAVLAYFGVMAMLAHEQGILATLGIGARAGRGAARMEGRCLLLDTSAIIDGRIADIARTGFLGGTLIVPRFVLEEIQHIADSPDAMRRNRGRRGLDVLGTLQKEATTPVEITDEDVENAIGVDAKLVRLAQEHGYSIITNDYNLNHVAQLQGIEVLNVNVLANAVRSVILQGEEISIRLIQEGKEPSQGVGYLEDGTMVVVENGRQFMGQTVDVVATKVLQTAAGRMVFARVKPPSDVARA
- the radA gene encoding DNA repair protein RadA, with translation MTKSRTTYLCSACGARQPRWLGQCPSCGTWNSLEEALERPNASRGSARPSALRVSRLDDVRAEQVARLQTPISEWDRVLGGGIVPGSVVLVGGDPGVGKSTLLMQIADAVAARAPVLYVSGEESLPQIAIRARRLGLSNTEFRLAAENDVTSIVDHVRAEAPRLVVVDSIQSVYDPAGESPPGSVTQLRECTLRLHEVAKATDTAILLIGHVTKEGTLAGPKLLEHMVDVVLYLEGERLQAYRLLRGVKNRFGATNEVGVFEMRDAGLAEVRNPSAAFLTDRVRGGSGSAIVVVLEGTRPMLAEVQALVHRSALAVPRRMANGIDFNRVILLCAVLAKRGGVAVHECDVHVNVVGGLRIEETAADLGTALAILSSLRDVPIDPETVAIGEVGLAGELRTVSQLGLRLREAAKLGFRSAIVPKRKEGARETPAGMRTIEASTLREASALIGVQ